A window of Reinekea marina contains these coding sequences:
- a CDS encoding M15 family metallopeptidase, with the protein MDARWYNPTVGRFIQPDQYNLVNLMLPNGAQSELMRYIGRTQSDLLKDPAQQMRYGYVSGNALRWVDPLGLCEPVDAGYVAAADPNKKEDRYKALQGKIKNGDSLDAVEVAIVQQDLLKDGHDLGKWGVNKDGVDGSAGSQTKLAIEKELAPYQGRLVPVKLPGVGDTYLDRDFKENVEDFISSAGGKGVNVSVNSAYRTPEYQKNVIGTDPNSITPATNSLHSARLAIDVNYSSLSDIEGGLTGDKQREAIKQAANDAGISWGGYFNKPDKPHFYVDPGIDRKELIMNA; encoded by the coding sequence ATGGACGCGCGTTGGTACAACCCAACAGTAGGGCGGTTCATCCAACCCGATCAATACAACCTCGTTAATTTAATGCTGCCAAACGGCGCACAAAGTGAATTGATGCGGTATATTGGGCGCACGCAAAGTGATTTGTTGAAAGACCCAGCTCAGCAGATGCGTTATGGCTATGTGAGTGGGAATGCGTTGCGTTGGGTGGATCCGTTGGGGTTGTGCGAGCCAGTAGATGCTGGTTATGTAGCAGCAGCAGACCCTAATAAAAAAGAAGATAGATATAAAGCATTACAGGGAAAAATTAAGAATGGAGACTCACTTGATGCGGTTGAGGTAGCGATAGTCCAACAAGACTTACTTAAAGATGGTCACGACCTTGGTAAGTGGGGGGTAAATAAAGATGGAGTCGATGGTAGTGCAGGAAGTCAAACAAAATTGGCAATAGAGAAAGAATTAGCTCCATACCAAGGCCGACTTGTTCCAGTTAAATTACCTGGAGTAGGCGATACCTATCTTGATCGAGACTTTAAGGAAAATGTCGAGGATTTCATTTCCTCTGCTGGAGGAAAGGGTGTTAATGTAAGTGTTAATTCAGCCTATCGAACTCCTGAATATCAAAAAAATGTAATTGGTACCGATCCAAACTCTATTACACCAGCAACTAATAGTTTACATTCAGCAAGGTTGGCGATTGACGTAAATTATTCTTCACTGTCAGACATCGAAGGAGGTTTGACGGGTGATAAACAACGTGAAGCCATCAAACAAGCAGCCAATGATGCAGGAATTAGCTGGGGTGGATATTTCAACAAACCAGATAAACCACATTTTTATGTTGATCCTGGTATAGATAGAAAAGAGTTGATTATGAATGCTTAG